GGCCGCCATGGAGACCGAGCCCACCGAGATCTGGCAGGAGGTCCACCACTCGCTCCGGCACAACGTCGCCTCGCTGATCAGCCCCCGGGAATGCCGGGACGCGGCCCACCGCACCTCCCGGTGGATCGGCGAGACCCGTGCCGAGCAGGGCGTACCGCTCGACGCGGTGACGCACGCCTTCCGGATGGGCGGGGCGATGGTCTGGCAGGACCTGGTGGACGAGACCGCCCGGAGCCGGCCCGAGGACGTCCGGCTCCTCGTCCATGTCGCGGCCGACGTCTGGAACTTCGTCGACGAGCACTGCGCGGTGGTGGCCGAGGCCTACCGGCAGGCCGAGCGCCGCCTCGCCTGGCGCCGGGAGAACCAGCAGCGCCTGATGACGGCCGCCCTCCTGGACGGCACCGCCCGGATCGCCGACCTGCCGGACGCCGCCGCGGCACTGGGCCTGCCGGTGCACGGACGGTACGCCGTACTGGCGGTCGCCCCCGCCCACCGCGCCCCGCACGGCACCGAACGGCCGCCGCTGACGCTGGGACCGGGACGGACGGTCCTCTGGCACACCGCGGCCGACGCCGAACTGGCGATCGTGGCCCTGGACGACGGCGAGGGGGAGCCGCCCGGCCCGGACGGCGCCGGCCCGGCACCCGGGGACACCGCCGGGGAGCCGGGCGGCCCCGGCCGGGCCGAACCGGCCGCGATGGCGGCGGAGCTGACGGCCCCGCCCGGCACCCGTACGGGCATCAGCTCCGTCGTGGAGGGGCTCGCCGCGGTCGGGGAGGCCCGGCGCCTCGCGGAGACCGCGCTGCGCGCCTGTCCGGCGTCGGGCGGCACGATCCTGCTCGACGAACACCTGCCGGCCGCGCTCGTGGTCTCCGCGCCGGGGCTCGGGACCGCGCTGGCCGACCGGGTCCTCGGACCGCTGGACCGGCTCGACCCGGCGGACCGGGACGTCCTCATCGAGACACTGACCGCCTGGCTGGACTCCGACGGCTCGGCGCAGCGGGCGGGGGCACGGCTGTACTGCCACCGCAACACGGTGCTGAACCGGATGCGGCGGTTCGAGCAGTTGACCGGGCGCTGCCTGACCCGGCCGACGGACGCCGTCGAGGTGTCCCTGGCCCTGGCGGCACGGCGGCTGCTGACGGGCTGACCGGACCCGGCGCGGAAGCCGCCGCACCGGCCCTTGCGCCGGGGGAGCGGAGCCCCGTCCGCACACGGCTTGCCTTGTGCGCCAGCACAGTTGTGGGGGCGGCGGGGTGTACGGGCGCCGCGCCCACCGGCCCGGGGCTGTACCGGGACGCACCCGCCTGGTGCCCTGGCGCGCATGCCCTTCGCTGCCCCCGTCACATCCGCACCGGTGGAGCACACCCGGTGAGCGGCTCGTTCGACGCCCGGTCCCTGGCCGTGGTCATCTTCCTCGGCTTCGTCGCCGTCTCCCTGCTGCTGTGCGGGCTCGCCGCCGCCGACCAGGACGACCCCGACCACTTCTACGCGGGCGGGTCCTCCCTCGGTCCGGTCGGCGGCGGGCTCGCCATCGCCGGCGACTACGTGTCCGCCGCCACCCTGCTGTCCACCACCGGCTCCGTCGCGCTCGCCGGGTTCGACGGGGTGCTGTTCGCCCTCGCCACCGTCGCCTCCCTGGTGCTGGTAATGCGGCTGTTCGCCGAACGCCTGCGCCGCAGAGGCGTGTTCACCCTCGGTGACTTCCTCGCCGACCGGCTCGCCGACAACTCGGTCCGCAGGGCGCTGGGCGTGGCCACCCTCGTGGTGCTCGCCCCGCTGCTGATCGTGCAGCTGACCACCGCCGGGCACGTCATGACCGCCATGTTCGGCCTGCCCGAGGGCGCGCTCACCGGATGCACCGTCGCCAGCGGGACGCTGATGGTCTGCTACTCGGCGTTCGGCGGGATGCGGGGGACCGGGTACATCCAGATCCTCAAGGTCGCCGTCGTGCTGGCCGCGGTCACCCTGCTCGCCGGTCTCGTCCTGGCCCGCTTCGGCTGGTCGCCGTCGGCCCTGTTCGACGCCGCCCGGGAAGGCAGCGGGGCCGGGGACGACTACGCCG
This DNA window, taken from Streptomyces nitrosporeus, encodes the following:
- a CDS encoding PucR family transcriptional regulator; this translates as MPQVVRSRIRALHGTPPAAPLPRRFRSLADREAVTVLHRAARVLMDALPELTDRLVEALRDQEPGYRAAMETEPTEIWQEVHHSLRHNVASLISPRECRDAAHRTSRWIGETRAEQGVPLDAVTHAFRMGGAMVWQDLVDETARSRPEDVRLLVHVAADVWNFVDEHCAVVAEAYRQAERRLAWRRENQQRLMTAALLDGTARIADLPDAAAALGLPVHGRYAVLAVAPAHRAPHGTERPPLTLGPGRTVLWHTAADAELAIVALDDGEGEPPGPDGAGPAPGDTAGEPGGPGRAEPAAMAAELTAPPGTRTGISSVVEGLAAVGEARRLAETALRACPASGGTILLDEHLPAALVVSAPGLGTALADRVLGPLDRLDPADRDVLIETLTAWLDSDGSAQRAGARLYCHRNTVLNRMRRFEQLTGRCLTRPTDAVEVSLALAARRLLTG